GGGTCCAAGCAAGTCCCAGGGCCAGGGTAGATTCAAGGGATGGGAGGAGATTCAGAGCACTCCTCTGTGGCCACTTTTGCCATCGACCACAGTCCCTGTGAATATTAGGACAATGTCATTAATTCCcaggaatctgaggctcagaaagcGTAAGTGACCTGTTGGACTTCCGACCTGTGTGATGTTGAGTCTTGCGCCCCTTCCTGAGCATTGCCGTCCTGCAGGCCGGGCTGCAAGGCCACTCTGCTCTTTCATTGGCTGTCTCTGTATTTTAGGAGTCACAGTGGGAGAAGCGATCCCGAGGCCAGGAAGCAGCCAAATGCCCGTATGTATCTGAACTTAGGTCACAGCCTGCATGCATTGGGAAGGTGATAGAATTGGCGAGGCAAGCCCCTAGCTCTAtgtctgccttctctcccccGGCATTCGGTAATTGCCCTGTGACATTAGGCTTCAGGGGATGGCAGGAGGAGGGGTGTTTTGGAAACGTGGAGTGCTGGCCAAGCCCCCTGAGTTTCACTGGTGTGTCAGGTACATGGTGAAGCCCCTTGGGAGTGCTGTTATAGTTAACAATCAGAGCAGACGTGCCTGTTGTTAAAATCCTGACCTAATTGTATACTTGTTGGCAAATAGCCACTATCCTGAACACTcccccactttttatttttaaatatacaggatctcactctgttgcccaggctggtgtgcagtggtgcagtcatggctcactgcagcttcaaactcctgggctcaagtgatcctccctccttagcctcccgagtagctgatactacagacGTAcattaccacgcctggctattttaaaaggtttttgcctgtaattgcagctactcgggaggctgaggcatgagaatcacttgaatctgggaggtggaggttgcagtgagcggagattgtgccattgcactccagcctgggtgatagaatgagactctagtctcaaaaaaaataataataataaaaaaagtttttgtaaagacaagcTCTCGCTGTGTTGCCCCGCCACTGTGGCCTCCTTAGCTTCCTCCCTGGGGCCTGCTGGACCTTTCCACACTCCAGACACTAAAGGGGGTCCAGGATGCTTCTTCAACCCTAGGAccctgcatctttttttttttttttttttttttttttttgtgacacagggtcttgctctgtccctcaggctggatgcagtgattcactgcagcctcaaactcctgggctcaagtaattctctggcctcagtctcctgagtagctgggactaaagtaatataccaacatgcccggctaatttttctttttttttttttatttttgtagagatgtttgagacagcctgggctctgttgcccaggctgttctcaagctcctgagctcaagtgatcctcccgcctcagcctcctaaagtgctgggattacaggcgtgagcccctgcatcCAGCTTCCATATCCATTCTAATTGGTCATGGCTTGGGATATGGTGTTGCTTTTAATTATAATCATCCATAAAGACTTTATCTTATTCAACAGATCTGAGCTTGTGTTTGGTGCCAGGACATGTGCTGGGTTCCTGAAATCCCAAAGACACAGGCCCTACCCTCATTTCCCATTCTAGCAATATAGACTGATCAATTACTGATTATAACATTAAAAGGCATGTCTGCAGTAGACGGCCATCGGGACATGGTGATTTCAGGCTGGGCTTTGAAGAATGAATAGGAGTTTTTCAAGTATCGAAACTGAACCCTGACCAAACTTTGCTTTTGCAGATACTGGAAGAATTGTCTTACCAAGCTCTTGCCCTGTTTTCTGGAGCACAACATGAAAAGGGATGAGGATCCCCACAAGGCTGTCAAAGATCTGCCATTCCGGGGCTCTGGAAAATCAGCATGGTGCCCGGTGGAGATCAGCAAGACAGTCCTCTGGCCAGAGAGCATCAGCGTGGTGCGATGCGTGGAGTTGTTTGAGGCTCCAGTGGAGtgtaaggaggaggaggaggtagaggaagaaaaagggagcTTCTGTACATCATCTGAGAGCAATAGGGATGACTtccaggagggaagggagggtatTGTGGCCCGGCTAACAGAGAGCCTGTTCCTGGACCTGCTCGGAGGGGAGAATGGGGGCTTTTTCCAGCAGGACATGGGGGAGTCGTGCCTTCTTCCACCTTTGGGAAGCACGAGTGCTCACGTGCCCTGGGATGAGTTCCCAAGTGCAGGGCCCAAGGAGGTGCCTCCCTGGGGCAAGGAGCAGCCTCTCCACCAGGAGCCGAGTCCTCCTGCCAGCCCAACGCAGAGCCCAGACAACCCGACTTGCACAGAGATGCCCCTCGTCATCTCAAGCAACCCTGCTTACCGTAGCTTCAGCAACTCCCTGAGCCAGTCCCCATGTCCCAGAGAGCTGGGTCCAGACCCGCTGCTGGCCAGACATCTGGAGGAAGTGGACCCTGAGATGCCCTGTGCCCCCCAGCTCTCTGAGCCAACCACTGTGGCCCCAGCTGAGCCAGAAACCTGGGAGCAGATCCTCCGTCGGAATGTCCTCCAGCACGGGGCGGCTGCAGCCCCCGCCTCGGCCCCCACCAGTGGCTATCGCGAGTTTGTACATGCGGTGCAGCAGGGTGGCATCCAGGCCAGTGCGGTGGCGGGCTTGGGCCCCCCGGGAGAGGCTGGGTACAAGGCCTTCTCGAGCCTGCTTGCCAGCAGTGCCGTGTCCCTGGGGGAATGTGGATTTGGGGCTAGCAGTGGGGAAGAGGGGTATAAGCCTTTCCAAGACCTCACTCCTGGCTGCCCCGGGGACCCTGCCCCAGTCCCTGTCCCCTTGTTCACCTTTGGACTGGACAGGGAGCCACCTCACAGCCCGCAGAGCTCACACCTCCCAAGCAACTCCCCAGAGCACCTGGCTCTGGAACCAGGGGAAAAAGTAGAGGACATGCAAAAGCCCCCACTCCCCCCGGAGCAGGCCACAGACCCCCTTGGGGACAACCTGGGCAGTGGCATCGTCTACTCAGCCCTCACCTGCCACCTGTGCGGCCACCTGAAGCAGTGTCATGGCCAGGAGGATGGTGGCCAGGCCCCTGTCGTGGCCAGTCcctgctgtggctgctgctgtgGAGACAGGTCCTCGCCCCCTACAACCCCCCTGAGGGCCCCAGACCCCTCTCTAGGTGGGGTTCCACTGGAGGCCAGCCTCTGTCCGGCCTCCCTGGCACCCTCGGGCATCTCAGAGAAGAGTAAATCCTCACTGTCCTTCCATCCTGCCCCTGGCAGTGCTCAGAGCTCAAGCCAGACTCCCCAGATCGTGAACTTTGTCTCCGTGGGTCCCACATGCATGAGGGTCTCTTAGGTGCGTGCCCTCTTGTTGCTGAGGTCTGCAGATAAGGACTAGGGCTTATCCATGCCTGGGAAATGCCACCTCTTGGAAGGCAGCCAGGCTGGCAGATTTCCAAAAGACTTGAAGAAATGTGGTATGAAGGTGTTAGGTTCCACTGACATTGGCCTAACGCTGGGTTGCAGAGACTGGACTCTGCCCAGCATTGGGCTGGGCTCGCCACATCCAATGAGAGGAGAGGGCACTGGGTCGCTGTGCCCCACGGCAGGCCCCTGCAGGAAAACTGACATCCTTGGGCACCTCGACTTGTGAACAAGTTGTTGGCTGCTCCATCCACAACTTCTGTAGCAGACTGTCCCTGTTGTACCTGCCCAGGGCATGTTTTGCCCGCCAAATCACCATGGCCCACATAGAGGCCCACCTGCCTCTGTCTCACTGAACTAGAAGCTGAGCCTAGAAACTAACACAGCCATCAAGGGAATTACTTGGGCGGCCTTGGGAAATCGATGAGAAATTGCAGTTCAGGGAAGGTGGTCATTGCCTAGAGGTGCTCTTTCATTGAACAGAGCTTCCTTAGGTTGATGCTGGAGGCAGGATCCCGGCTGTCAAGGGGTGTTCAGTTAAGGGGAGCAGCAGAGGACATGAAAAATTGCGATGACTAGAGCAGGGACAATTTGCTGCCAAATACCCATGCACAGCTGTATGGCTGGGGGCTCCTCGCATGCTTGGGACCCCCAGAATGAATATGCTCAGCTACCCTGTGGGCCGAGCAATCCAGGCAGCAGGCATAAGGCACCGGTTACCCTGCACGTTGGCCCAGACCTCAGGTGCTAGGGAAGGCGGGGACCTTGGCTTGAGTAATGCTCATCTGTGTGTTTTAAAGAGTTTCATCACCTGTTGTCTGTGTTTGCTGAGGAGAGTGGAACAGAAGGGGTGGAGTTTTGTATAAATAAAGtttctttgtctctttattttgtatgtattaaCCAGACATACTGCCAGACACTGCTGTGGGTGTCGTGTCTCTAATAACTCCTGGAATTCACCCATGCAGAGGAACCAGGATGCAGGGGGTTAAAAAACTTGCCGTCTGTGTTTGGGTTCCCCAGACAAGGATTCAAATAGTTGATTTAGGAAGTAATCCCAGGAAACCCTGCAAAGGtagtgggaaactgaggcagggaagGGCACGAACCAAGAAAGTGTTACCTGAAAGGAGTCCAGATGcagaccccaaaagagggttcttgggTCTCACGCAAGAAAGATTTCAGGGCGAGTCCATGGAGtcagtgaaagcaagtttatgagaaaagtaaaggaataaaagaatggctactccatagacagagcagccccgagggttACTGGCtgcctatttttatggttatctcTTAATTATATTccaaacaaggggtggattattcatgcctcccctttttagaccatgtaAGGTAaattcctgatgttgccatggcatttgtaaactgtcatggcgctggtgggagtgtagcagtgaggatgaccagaggtcactcttgttgccatcttggttttggtgggttagagctgacttctttactgcaacctgttttatcagcaaggtctttatgatctGTATCTGTGATGACCTCCTGTCTCATTCTatgactaagaatgccttaacctcccaggaaTGCAGcctagtaggtctcagcctcattttacccagcccctattcaagatggagttgctccgGTTTAAATAAACCTCTGACGAAAGGGTGAGTTATCCAACAGATTACCAGCATGGGCAACTGACACCTGCCGGGGATCTCTGGAAGACCATGCACGGCACATGCCCAGTTATGCCTGCAAAGGGGTGGGAGCTGGGGTATTTGTCCACCAGCTCCCATCTGTGTTTGGCTGAGAGCTGCTTCTAGGAGTGTTAATTCTCCAGCacttccagctactccagaaaaaaaaaaaaattattgaactgAGAGTTGGAGGTGTTGAGAGATTCTGGCACAGCAAGGAGACGTGGACAGGACACCGACAGTGGCTGATACActttgccaaggtcacacagctagttagcaaCAGACCTATAGGGGAATCCAGACAGtgtctccatcacccaggctctctcaagtgatctgcacttCACATACCAGGCAGGCAGAGTGATGGTGTGGGCCTTAGATGGGCAGACTGGGAACCTGAAGCTCCTATGTCTGTATCACTTTGTGTCTCTGAGTAGGTGCCCTGATTTCACACTTGAGAGGCTTGGCCATTTTAGATTCCTTCCTGCTCTAGGAGCCTACATAATACACTGGAAATGATGGGGAGCTCTCTACCTCACATGCAGCCTGATATTTGTTAGAAACACCCTGCACCAAGTAtgatggctcacaactgtaatcccagcactttgggagactgaggcgggtggatcacttgaggtcaggagttcaagaccagcctggccaacatggtgaaacctcatctctaccaaaaaataaaaaaattagccaggtgtggcagggcgcctgtaatctcagctacttaggaggttgagttggtagaattgcttcaacccgggacacggaggttgcagtgagctgagatcgtgccattgcactccagcttggatgacagagggagaccctgtctcagaagaaaaaaaaaaaaaaaaacacttccttGTTCTAAGCCCAAATCTATCCCTTTAGCTGCCCAAATCACACAGTTTACAGATAGAGAAACCGTTTTAGAGAGGAAAAgggatttgcccaaagtcacccagaGAATAGCAGAGCCTGAATTAGCCTTCTAGACTTCTTGCCTCTGAAAgctctttataataaaatataataatttaaaataaaaataggtatcTATTTAGGGCCAAGCAATATGCTAAGCACCGTCCAGCCACTGTCATTTACATCTCCAAACAGCTCTAGTTGGCAGGCTCAACgattatcccaattttacagataaggaaacaagtCCAGAGAGGTTGAGGATTAGTTTAGGAAATcctggagccaggatttgaacccaggtctgacCTAAGAGCTCCCGGCCGCCATGATATGTCAGCTCATGTCATCCTGACACCTACTCAGATGTCGGCTCAAATCCACTTTGCCTGAGCATTGTCTCAGAAacatctaatttaaaaattaggcagaaaatagaaaataggccgggcgcggtggctcacgcctgtaatcccagcactttgggaggctgaggcgggcagatcacgaggtcaggagatcaggaccatcctggctaactaacacggtgaaacctcgtctctactaaaaatacaaaaaattagccgggcgtggtggtggacgcctgtagtcccagctacttgggaggctgaggcaggagactggcgtaaacccgggaggcagagcttgcagggagccgagatcgcgccactgcactccagcctgggcgacagagcgagactccgtctcaaaaaaaaaaaaaaaagaaaaaagaaaaaagaaaaagaaaatagaaaatatatttgagtgcTAGAGATGCAATTGGACTGGGAGCCCAACACAGAAGAGAGGCCGGACTCATGGTTCCCTCCCCAGGATCTTACGCAAAAGAAATCCAAGTTGTTGGCCTTAGCTCCTATTACTGAACTGGCTGGGCTTTGGGAAGCCACAGAGGGGCGGGAAGACCTGGTGGATCAGGTGGGCCCAACTCAGGCCAGCCCCCGCCCTGCAGGAAGTAGGCAGGGTCCAGGGTCGTGGGCCCAAACTGCGGGAGTTTCCCCGGCAGCCCCCGGGGCTGGATCAGAGGGCAGGAGGGGCCCCCAGGGTAGCAGCACCAGAGTGGGCTGAGTGGCCTGGGCCCTTGAGGGGGGCGCTTCCAGAGATGTTGATTTTGGGATACTCCCTCAGCCCTGCCTTTACACAGAAtttgtggggaggaggaaggagtggGGAGGAAGGCAGTGAGTGCgtctgcattaattttttttttttttattttacaaaaagcggcttattgcatttttctgattactCTATCAGCACGTGCAGACCTTTTCCTATTCAGAGAAAGCCTGAAGGTACAAAGAGGAAAGTGAAGAAAAACCACCGGAAATCCCATCCCCGCCCCAGCATCTGGCACTGTGTGGGCGATCACAAAATGAGTACTTGTTTTTGAAGGCGTAGTATCTCCATGAACATCCGGTTGAACAACCtttctgactttatttttccCACGAAAGttattaattataaaacaaaaagcaaaacaccaaaaaaacaaaaaacaaaaaacccagcaagTG
This genomic window from Macaca mulatta isolate MMU2019108-1 chromosome 20, T2T-MMU8v2.0, whole genome shotgun sequence contains:
- the IL4R gene encoding interleukin-4 receptor subunit alpha isoform X6 → MGWLCSGLLFPVSCLVLLQVASSGNMKVLQEPTCVSDYMSISTCEWKMGGPTNCSAELRLLYQLVFQSSETHTCVPENNGGVGCVCHLLMDDVVSMDNYTLDLWAGQQLLWKGSFKPSEHVKPRAPGNLTVHTNVSDTVLLTWSNPYPPDNYLYNDLTYAVNIWSENNPADSRIHNVTYLKPTLRIPASTLKSGISYKARVRAWAQHYNTTWSEWSPSTKWYNSYREPFEQRLLWGVSAACVFILFFCLSCYFSVTKIKKEWWDQIPNPARSHLVAIIIQDAQESQWEKRSRGQEAAKCPYWKNCLTKLLPCFLEHNMKRDEDPHKAVKDLPFRGSGKSAWCPVEISKTVLWPESISVVRCVELFEAPVECKEEEEVEEEKGSFCTSSESNRDDFQEGREGIVARLTESLFLDLLGGENGGFFQQDMGESCLLPPLGSTSAHVPWDEFPSAGPKEVPPWGKEQPLHQEPSPPASPTQSPDNPTCTEMPLVISSNPAYRSFSNSLSQSPCPRELGPDPLLARHLEEVDPEMPCAPQLSEPTTVAPAEPETWEQILRRNVLQHGAAAAPASAPTSGYREFVHAVQQGGIQASAVAGLGPPGEAGYKAFSSLLASSAVSLGECGFGASSGEEGYKPFQDLTPGCPGDPAPVPVPLFTFGLDREPPHSPQSSHLPSNSPEHLALEPGEKVEDMQKPPLPPEQATDPLGDNLGSGIVYSALTCHLCGHLKQCHGQEDGGQAPVVASPCCGCCCGDRSSPPTTPLRAPDPSLGGVPLEASLCPASLAPSGISEKSKSSLSFHPAPGSAQSSSQTPQIVNFVSVGPTCMRVS
- the IL4R gene encoding interleukin-4 receptor subunit alpha isoform X3, translated to MGWLCSGLLFPVSCLVLLQVASSGCSCVSPGSMKVLQEPTCVSDYMSISTCEWKMGGPTNCSAELRLLYQLVFQSSETHTCVPENNGGVGCVCHLLMDDVVSMDNYTLDLWAGQQLLWKGSFKPSEHVKPRAPGNLTVHTNVSDTVLLTWSNPYPPDNYLYNDLTYAVNIWSENNPADSRIHNVTYLKPTLRIPASTLKSGISYKARVRAWAQHYNTTWSEWSPSTKWYNSYREPFEQRLLWGVSAACVFILFFCLSCYFSVTKIKKEWWDQIPNPARSHLVAIIIQDAQESQWEKRSRGQEAAKCPYWKNCLTKLLPCFLEHNMKRDEDPHKAVKDLPFRGSGKSAWCPVEISKTVLWPESISVVRCVELFEAPVECKEEEEVEEEKGSFCTSSESNRDDFQEGREGIVARLTESLFLDLLGGENGGFFQQDMGESCLLPPLGSTSAHVPWDEFPSAGPKEVPPWGKEQPLHQEPSPPASPTQSPDNPTCTEMPLVISSNPAYRSFSNSLSQSPCPRELGPDPLLARHLEEVDPEMPCAPQLSEPTTVAPAEPETWEQILRRNVLQHGAAAAPASAPTSGYREFVHAVQQGGIQASAVAGLGPPGEAGYKAFSSLLASSAVSLGECGFGASSGEEGYKPFQDLTPGCPGDPAPVPVPLFTFGLDREPPHSPQSSHLPSNSPEHLALEPGEKVEDMQKPPLPPEQATDPLGDNLGSGIVYSALTCHLCGHLKQCHGQEDGGQAPVVASPCCGCCCGDRSSPPTTPLRAPDPSLGGVPLEASLCPASLAPSGISEKSKSSLSFHPAPGSAQSSSQTPQIVNFVSVGPTCMRVS
- the IL4R gene encoding interleukin-4 receptor subunit alpha isoform X5 produces the protein MGWLCSGLLFPVSCLVLLQVASSGSMKVLQEPTCVSDYMSISTCEWKMGGPTNCSAELRLLYQLVFQSSETHTCVPENNGGVGCVCHLLMDDVVSMDNYTLDLWAGQQLLWKGSFKPSEHVKPRAPGNLTVHTNVSDTVLLTWSNPYPPDNYLYNDLTYAVNIWSENNPADSRIHNVTYLKPTLRIPASTLKSGISYKARVRAWAQHYNTTWSEWSPSTKWYNSYREPFEQRLLWGVSAACVFILFFCLSCYFSVTKIKKEWWDQIPNPARSHLVAIIIQDAQESQWEKRSRGQEAAKCPYWKNCLTKLLPCFLEHNMKRDEDPHKAVKDLPFRGSGKSAWCPVEISKTVLWPESISVVRCVELFEAPVECKEEEEVEEEKGSFCTSSESNRDDFQEGREGIVARLTESLFLDLLGGENGGFFQQDMGESCLLPPLGSTSAHVPWDEFPSAGPKEVPPWGKEQPLHQEPSPPASPTQSPDNPTCTEMPLVISSNPAYRSFSNSLSQSPCPRELGPDPLLARHLEEVDPEMPCAPQLSEPTTVAPAEPETWEQILRRNVLQHGAAAAPASAPTSGYREFVHAVQQGGIQASAVAGLGPPGEAGYKAFSSLLASSAVSLGECGFGASSGEEGYKPFQDLTPGCPGDPAPVPVPLFTFGLDREPPHSPQSSHLPSNSPEHLALEPGEKVEDMQKPPLPPEQATDPLGDNLGSGIVYSALTCHLCGHLKQCHGQEDGGQAPVVASPCCGCCCGDRSSPPTTPLRAPDPSLGGVPLEASLCPASLAPSGISEKSKSSLSFHPAPGSAQSSSQTPQIVNFVSVGPTCMRVS
- the IL4R gene encoding interleukin-4 receptor subunit alpha isoform X7 codes for the protein MISPMQSTFGVKTTRQIIHNVTYLKPTLRIPASTLKSGISYKARVRAWAQHYNTTWSEWSPSTKWYNSYREPFEQRLLWGVSAACVFILFFCLSCYFSVTKIKKEWWDQIPNPARSHLVAIIIQDAQESQWEKRSRGQEAAKCPYWKNCLTKLLPCFLEHNMKRDEDPHKAVKDLPFRGSGKSAWCPVEISKTVLWPESISVVRCVELFEAPVECKEEEEVEEEKGSFCTSSESNRDDFQEGREGIVARLTESLFLDLLGGENGGFFQQDMGESCLLPPLGSTSAHVPWDEFPSAGPKEVPPWGKEQPLHQEPSPPASPTQSPDNPTCTEMPLVISSNPAYRSFSNSLSQSPCPRELGPDPLLARHLEEVDPEMPCAPQLSEPTTVAPAEPETWEQILRRNVLQHGAAAAPASAPTSGYREFVHAVQQGGIQASAVAGLGPPGEAGYKAFSSLLASSAVSLGECGFGASSGEEGYKPFQDLTPGCPGDPAPVPVPLFTFGLDREPPHSPQSSHLPSNSPEHLALEPGEKVEDMQKPPLPPEQATDPLGDNLGSGIVYSALTCHLCGHLKQCHGQEDGGQAPVVASPCCGCCCGDRSSPPTTPLRAPDPSLGGVPLEASLCPASLAPSGISEKSKSSLSFHPAPGSAQSSSQTPQIVNFVSVGPTCMRVS
- the IL4R gene encoding interleukin-4 receptor subunit alpha isoform X4, which gives rise to MSPRFLTQATGKDAVVVISEMQKDARREGSMKVLQEPTCVSDYMSISTCEWKMGGPTNCSAELRLLYQLVFQSSETHTCVPENNGGVGCVCHLLMDDVVSMDNYTLDLWAGQQLLWKGSFKPSEHVKPRAPGNLTVHTNVSDTVLLTWSNPYPPDNYLYNDLTYAVNIWSENNPADSRIHNVTYLKPTLRIPASTLKSGISYKARVRAWAQHYNTTWSEWSPSTKWYNSYREPFEQRLLWGVSAACVFILFFCLSCYFSVTKIKKEWWDQIPNPARSHLVAIIIQDAQESQWEKRSRGQEAAKCPYWKNCLTKLLPCFLEHNMKRDEDPHKAVKDLPFRGSGKSAWCPVEISKTVLWPESISVVRCVELFEAPVECKEEEEVEEEKGSFCTSSESNRDDFQEGREGIVARLTESLFLDLLGGENGGFFQQDMGESCLLPPLGSTSAHVPWDEFPSAGPKEVPPWGKEQPLHQEPSPPASPTQSPDNPTCTEMPLVISSNPAYRSFSNSLSQSPCPRELGPDPLLARHLEEVDPEMPCAPQLSEPTTVAPAEPETWEQILRRNVLQHGAAAAPASAPTSGYREFVHAVQQGGIQASAVAGLGPPGEAGYKAFSSLLASSAVSLGECGFGASSGEEGYKPFQDLTPGCPGDPAPVPVPLFTFGLDREPPHSPQSSHLPSNSPEHLALEPGEKVEDMQKPPLPPEQATDPLGDNLGSGIVYSALTCHLCGHLKQCHGQEDGGQAPVVASPCCGCCCGDRSSPPTTPLRAPDPSLGGVPLEASLCPASLAPSGISEKSKSSLSFHPAPGSAQSSSQTPQIVNFVSVGPTCMRVS
- the IL4R gene encoding interleukin-4 receptor subunit alpha isoform X2, producing MGWLCSGLLFPVSCLVLLQVASSGSMKVLQEPTCVSDYMSISTCEWKMGGPTNCSAELRLLYQLVFQSSETHTCVPENNGGVGCVCHLLMDDVVSMDNYTLDLWAGQQLLWKGSFKPSEHVKPRAPGNLTVHTNVSDTVLLTWSNPYPPDNYLYNDLTYAVNIWSENNPADSRIHNVTYLKPTLRIPASTLKSGISYKARVRAWAQHYNTTWSEWSPSTKWYNCEYQEALAMLISTLHSSPLMASLPIPAYREPFEQRLLWGVSAACVFILFFCLSCYFSVTKIKKEWWDQIPNPARSHLVAIIIQDAQESQWEKRSRGQEAAKCPYWKNCLTKLLPCFLEHNMKRDEDPHKAVKDLPFRGSGKSAWCPVEISKTVLWPESISVVRCVELFEAPVECKEEEEVEEEKGSFCTSSESNRDDFQEGREGIVARLTESLFLDLLGGENGGFFQQDMGESCLLPPLGSTSAHVPWDEFPSAGPKEVPPWGKEQPLHQEPSPPASPTQSPDNPTCTEMPLVISSNPAYRSFSNSLSQSPCPRELGPDPLLARHLEEVDPEMPCAPQLSEPTTVAPAEPETWEQILRRNVLQHGAAAAPASAPTSGYREFVHAVQQGGIQASAVAGLGPPGEAGYKAFSSLLASSAVSLGECGFGASSGEEGYKPFQDLTPGCPGDPAPVPVPLFTFGLDREPPHSPQSSHLPSNSPEHLALEPGEKVEDMQKPPLPPEQATDPLGDNLGSGIVYSALTCHLCGHLKQCHGQEDGGQAPVVASPCCGCCCGDRSSPPTTPLRAPDPSLGGVPLEASLCPASLAPSGISEKSKSSLSFHPAPGSAQSSSQTPQIVNFVSVGPTCMRVS
- the IL4R gene encoding interleukin-4 receptor subunit alpha isoform X1, which encodes MGWLCSGLLFPVSCLVLLQVASSGCSCVSPGSMKVLQEPTCVSDYMSISTCEWKMGGPTNCSAELRLLYQLVFQSSETHTCVPENNGGVGCVCHLLMDDVVSMDNYTLDLWAGQQLLWKGSFKPSEHVKPRAPGNLTVHTNVSDTVLLTWSNPYPPDNYLYNDLTYAVNIWSENNPADSRIHNVTYLKPTLRIPASTLKSGISYKARVRAWAQHYNTTWSEWSPSTKWYNCEYQEALAMLISTLHSSPLMASLPIPAYREPFEQRLLWGVSAACVFILFFCLSCYFSVTKIKKEWWDQIPNPARSHLVAIIIQDAQESQWEKRSRGQEAAKCPYWKNCLTKLLPCFLEHNMKRDEDPHKAVKDLPFRGSGKSAWCPVEISKTVLWPESISVVRCVELFEAPVECKEEEEVEEEKGSFCTSSESNRDDFQEGREGIVARLTESLFLDLLGGENGGFFQQDMGESCLLPPLGSTSAHVPWDEFPSAGPKEVPPWGKEQPLHQEPSPPASPTQSPDNPTCTEMPLVISSNPAYRSFSNSLSQSPCPRELGPDPLLARHLEEVDPEMPCAPQLSEPTTVAPAEPETWEQILRRNVLQHGAAAAPASAPTSGYREFVHAVQQGGIQASAVAGLGPPGEAGYKAFSSLLASSAVSLGECGFGASSGEEGYKPFQDLTPGCPGDPAPVPVPLFTFGLDREPPHSPQSSHLPSNSPEHLALEPGEKVEDMQKPPLPPEQATDPLGDNLGSGIVYSALTCHLCGHLKQCHGQEDGGQAPVVASPCCGCCCGDRSSPPTTPLRAPDPSLGGVPLEASLCPASLAPSGISEKSKSSLSFHPAPGSAQSSSQTPQIVNFVSVGPTCMRVS